A genome region from Cerasicoccus sp. TK19100 includes the following:
- a CDS encoding polysaccharide biosynthesis/export family protein, with translation MLLPLALLAQEAEPAEDSWRVRYELGPGDVINFAFYGRPELDRPGIRIAPDGTVSYLQATNVDVNGLTIDEARLAFEKRLTANFRNPRVIITPEEVGSKRYSIMGKVMKRGVFTLDRPLTLVEAVARAGGVEVGLFEQNTIELADMQRSFVVRGDQRLDVDFQKLFLEGDMSQNIGIEPNDYIYIASNITNEYYVFGAVGQPGVQSFTPNATVVTALTRRLGYQPKAWVHRVVVVRGSLTDPQVFEINVGDILTGKTKDFRLEPKDIVYVAERPTAELEELTDLAIRAFITSAAVTYVNIHTPNLINPD, from the coding sequence ATGCTACTGCCCCTAGCGCTACTGGCGCAGGAGGCGGAGCCCGCGGAGGATTCCTGGCGCGTCCGCTACGAGCTGGGGCCCGGCGATGTCATTAACTTCGCATTTTATGGTCGCCCCGAGCTGGACAGACCCGGCATCCGCATCGCGCCGGATGGCACCGTGAGCTACCTGCAAGCGACCAACGTAGACGTCAACGGCCTGACCATTGACGAGGCACGTCTGGCCTTCGAAAAGCGCCTCACCGCGAACTTCCGCAACCCGCGCGTGATCATTACGCCGGAAGAAGTCGGCAGCAAGCGCTACTCGATCATGGGCAAGGTGATGAAGCGCGGCGTTTTTACGCTGGACCGCCCACTGACACTCGTCGAGGCCGTGGCCCGCGCCGGAGGCGTTGAGGTGGGGCTCTTTGAGCAAAACACGATCGAGCTGGCCGACATGCAGCGCTCCTTCGTCGTGCGCGGTGACCAGCGCCTGGATGTAGATTTCCAAAAGCTTTTTCTCGAAGGCGACATGAGCCAAAACATCGGCATCGAGCCGAATGACTACATCTACATCGCCTCCAACATCACCAACGAATACTATGTGTTCGGCGCCGTCGGCCAGCCCGGCGTACAGAGCTTTACGCCAAACGCGACCGTCGTCACCGCGCTGACCCGGCGCCTGGGTTACCAACCCAAAGCCTGGGTCCACCGCGTGGTCGTCGTGCGTGGCAGCCTGACGGACCCCCAGGTGTTTGAGATCAACGTGGGTGACATCCTGACCGGCAAAACCAAAGATTTCCGCCTGGAGCCCAAGGACATCGTTTACGTGGCCGAACGCCCGACGGCCGAGCTGGAGGAGCTGACCGATCTGGCCATCCGCGCATTCATCACCAGCGCGGCGGTCACCTACGTCAACATCCACACCCCCAACCTGATCAACCCGGACTAA